In a genomic window of Glycine max cultivar Williams 82 chromosome 13, Glycine_max_v4.0, whole genome shotgun sequence:
- the LOC100799776 gene encoding galactoside 2-alpha-L-fucosyltransferase isoform X1, whose protein sequence is MNKVGWSFKSFKTLLVVASITFPILLTLTLVHQNNNSVSDLFQGFHVLSGRTLNTNATAILSKDHDIIRESTLGPKNHSFEDGKNALSLSTTTIANDKLLDGLLVSSFDEASCFSRYQSYLYRKASSHKPSKYLIFKLRNYEHLHQSCGPSTKSYNKVMRKGTKFSKNDASTKCKYLVWTASNGLGNRIVTLVAAFLYAILTDRVLLVKFGTDMHGLFCEPFPGTSWLLPRNFPYWKDQKHIETYESMLKNNKVNTSHELLPAFIILNLQHTHDGHNNFFHCDQSQDLLQRIPVLILWSDQYFVPSLFMIPSFRQDLSKMFPEKDTVFHHLGRYLLHPSNEAWEIIRKFYEAHLAKANERIGLQVRVFNTHRAPHQTIINEIIACTLQHKLLPDFDMQKSATSPLKKPSKAVLVASLFSEYGQKLRTMYQANTTVTREVIRVYQPSHEERQKSNNDMHNIKAWTEIYLLSLCDALVTSPKSTFGYVAHSLGGLKPWILQRAYGETIPDPPCRRAKSMEPCFHYPPKYDCRANSTVDFTSIFHHMKHCEDVSSGLRLVNVKH, encoded by the exons ATGAATAAAGTAGGGTGGAGTTTCAAGAGCTTCAAAACCTTATTGGTTGTGGCTTCTATAACCTTCCCTATTTTACTCACACTTACTCTCGTCCACCAAAACAACAACTCTGTTTCTGATCTCTTCCAAGGATTTCACGTATTGTCTGGAAGAACCCTCAATACTAATGCTACTGCTATTCTCTCGAAAGATCATGATATTATTAGAGAGTCAACTCTAG GTCCAAAGAACCATTCATTTGAAGATGGGAAGAATGCTCTGTCCCTATCTACTACTACCATTGCTAATGACAAACTCCTTGATGGACTTCTAGTTTCCTCATTTGATGAAGCATCATGCTTTAGTAGATATCAATCTTACTTGTACCGCAAAGCTTCCTCTCATAAACCTTCTAAATATCTGATATTCAAGCTACGAAACTATGAACATCTTCATCAAAGTTGTGGACCTTCTACCAAATCCTACAACAAAGTCATGCGAAAGGGCACAAAATTTAGCAAAAATGATGCTAGTACTAAGTGCAAATATCTTGTCTGGACAGCTTCCAATGGCTTAGGGAACAGGATAGTAACCTTGGTTGCAGCATTTCTTTATGCTATCCTTACAGACCGTGTTCTACTTGTCAAATTTGGGACTGATATGCACGGCCTCTTTTGTGAGCCGTTTCCTGGTACCTCATGGTTATTGCCCAGGAACTTTCCTTATTGGAAAGATCAGAAACATATTGAAACATATGAAAGCATGTTAAAGAATAACAAGGTAAACACGTCACATGAACTTTTGCCAGCATTTATTATTCTTAATCTACAGCACACCCATGATGgtcacaataatttttttcattgtgaTCAAAGTCAAGATCTTCTCCAGAGAATTCCCGTGCTGATTTTATGGTCAGATCAATATTTTGTCCCTTCTCTTTTTATGATTCCATCATTTAGACAAGATCTAAGTAAAATGTTCCCTGAGAAAGACACTGTTTTTCACCATCTGGGACGTTACCTTCTTCACCCATCAAATGAGGCATGggaaataattagaaaattctATGAGGCACACCTAGCTAAGGCAAATGAGAGGATTGGCCTGCAGGTTAGAGTATTTAATACTCATCGAGCACCACATCAAACCATTATCAATGAAATTATAGCCTGCACCCTTCAGCATAAATTGCTGCCTGATTTCGACATGCAAAAGTCAGCAACTTCTCCTTTGAAGAAGCCCTCAAAAGCTGTTCTAGTAGCATCTTTATTCTCAGAATATGGTCAGAAGCTGAGGACTATGTATCAGGCAAATACAACTGTGACCAGGGAAGTAATAAGAGTTTATCAGCCAAGTCATGAAGAGCGTCAAAAGTCAAATAATGACATGCACAACATTAAGGCATGGACAGAAATATATTTGCTGAGTTTGTGTGATGCATTGGTTACAAGCCCGAAGTCTACTTTTGGGTATGTTGCTCATAGTCTTGGAGGTTTGAAGCCATGGATTTTGCAGAGGGCGTATGGGGAAACCATCCCAGATCCACCTTGTCGTCGAGCTAAGTCCATGGAGCCTTGTTTCCATTATCCTCCCAAGTATGACTGTAGGGCCAATAGCACAGTTGATTTTACTTCCATTTTTCATCATATGAAGCATTGTGAAGATGTATCTAGTGGTTTGAGGCTGGTTAATGTTAAGCACTAG
- the LOC100799776 gene encoding galactoside 2-alpha-L-fucosyltransferase isoform X2 gives MNKVGWSFKSFKTLLVVASITFPILLTLTLVHQNNNSVSDLFQGFHVLSGRTLNTNATAILSKDHDIIRESTLGPKNHSFEDGKNALSLSTTTIANDKLLDGLLVSSFDEASCFSRYQSYLYRKASSHKPSKYLIFKLRNYEHLHQSCGPSTKSYNKVMRKGTKFSKNDASTKCKYLVWTASNGLGNRIVTLVAAFLYAILTDRVLLVKFGTDMHGLFCEPFPGTSWLLPRNFPYWKDQKHIETYESMLKNNKVNTSHELLPAFIILNLQHTHDGHNNFFHCDQSQDLLQRIPVLILWSDQYFVPSLFMIPSFRQDLSKMFPEKDTVFHHLGRYLLHPSNEAWEIIRKFYEAHLAKANERIGLQVRVFNTHRAPHQTIINEIIACTLQHKLLPDFDMQKSATSPLKKPSKAVLVASLFSEYGQKLRTMYQANTTVTREVIRVYQPSHEERQKSNNDMHNIKAWTEIYLLSLCDALVTSPKSTFGYVAHSLGGLKPWILQRAYGETIPDPPCRRAKSMEPCFHYPPKP, from the exons ATGAATAAAGTAGGGTGGAGTTTCAAGAGCTTCAAAACCTTATTGGTTGTGGCTTCTATAACCTTCCCTATTTTACTCACACTTACTCTCGTCCACCAAAACAACAACTCTGTTTCTGATCTCTTCCAAGGATTTCACGTATTGTCTGGAAGAACCCTCAATACTAATGCTACTGCTATTCTCTCGAAAGATCATGATATTATTAGAGAGTCAACTCTAG GTCCAAAGAACCATTCATTTGAAGATGGGAAGAATGCTCTGTCCCTATCTACTACTACCATTGCTAATGACAAACTCCTTGATGGACTTCTAGTTTCCTCATTTGATGAAGCATCATGCTTTAGTAGATATCAATCTTACTTGTACCGCAAAGCTTCCTCTCATAAACCTTCTAAATATCTGATATTCAAGCTACGAAACTATGAACATCTTCATCAAAGTTGTGGACCTTCTACCAAATCCTACAACAAAGTCATGCGAAAGGGCACAAAATTTAGCAAAAATGATGCTAGTACTAAGTGCAAATATCTTGTCTGGACAGCTTCCAATGGCTTAGGGAACAGGATAGTAACCTTGGTTGCAGCATTTCTTTATGCTATCCTTACAGACCGTGTTCTACTTGTCAAATTTGGGACTGATATGCACGGCCTCTTTTGTGAGCCGTTTCCTGGTACCTCATGGTTATTGCCCAGGAACTTTCCTTATTGGAAAGATCAGAAACATATTGAAACATATGAAAGCATGTTAAAGAATAACAAGGTAAACACGTCACATGAACTTTTGCCAGCATTTATTATTCTTAATCTACAGCACACCCATGATGgtcacaataatttttttcattgtgaTCAAAGTCAAGATCTTCTCCAGAGAATTCCCGTGCTGATTTTATGGTCAGATCAATATTTTGTCCCTTCTCTTTTTATGATTCCATCATTTAGACAAGATCTAAGTAAAATGTTCCCTGAGAAAGACACTGTTTTTCACCATCTGGGACGTTACCTTCTTCACCCATCAAATGAGGCATGggaaataattagaaaattctATGAGGCACACCTAGCTAAGGCAAATGAGAGGATTGGCCTGCAGGTTAGAGTATTTAATACTCATCGAGCACCACATCAAACCATTATCAATGAAATTATAGCCTGCACCCTTCAGCATAAATTGCTGCCTGATTTCGACATGCAAAAGTCAGCAACTTCTCCTTTGAAGAAGCCCTCAAAAGCTGTTCTAGTAGCATCTTTATTCTCAGAATATGGTCAGAAGCTGAGGACTATGTATCAGGCAAATACAACTGTGACCAGGGAAGTAATAAGAGTTTATCAGCCAAGTCATGAAGAGCGTCAAAAGTCAAATAATGACATGCACAACATTAAGGCATGGACAGAAATATATTTGCTGAGTTTGTGTGATGCATTGGTTACAAGCCCGAAGTCTACTTTTGGGTATGTTGCTCATAGTCTTGGAGGTTTGAAGCCATGGATTTTGCAGAGGGCGTATGGGGAAACCATCCCAGATCCACCTTGTCGTCGAGCTAAGTCCATGGAGCCTTGTTTCCATTATCCTCCCAA GCCTTAG